The following proteins are co-located in the Neomonachus schauinslandi chromosome 8, ASM220157v2, whole genome shotgun sequence genome:
- the CDSN gene encoding corneodesmosin, with amino-acid sequence MGSSRAPRTGRVGGRGTMALLLAALLLPGASAKSIGTFSDPCKDARITSPSDPCLTGKSGPSSFSGHSGSSSSSSSISSSSGSAGGSAGGPSGSGGSSVTQGGSSRSSLSKPGAGYSQISYSSGSISSQSGSSSSQPGSGSALSTSDDSSPLSSSQSGGGSSSSVSQSSWMSSSGGQSVNSNLRPCSSDVSDSPCSGGPVVSHSGSNVSSSHSVSGGQRPVVVVVEQHGSGGPGGVQGTPCSSGGLPGKPCPPITSVDKSYGSYEVVGGSSDSYLVPGMTYSGGKIYPVGYFTKDNPVKGSPGVPSFAAGPPISEGKYFSSNPIIPSHSSSSSNIYQSGASSAIVFQPVGSGGVQPCRVGSKGPCSLSSSGAHSSSSVSSSSSFHPCGDVSQGPCFPPGTGSFSGTSSSQASGKIILQPCGSKSSSSGHPCLSVSSSTLSGGPDGSPQPDPSAGARPCGSSSSGKLPCRSIRDILAQVKPLGPQLADPEVFLPQGESLDSP; translated from the exons ATGGGCTCCTCGCGGGCACCCCGGACGGGGCGTGTGGGAGGGCGAGGCACGATGGCCCTACTGCTGGCCGCTCTCCTCCTGCCAG GGGCCTCGGCTAAGAGCATCGGGACCTTCTCAGACCCCTGCAAGGACGCGCGTATCACCTCCCCCAGTGACCCCTGTCTCACTGGGAAGAGTGGTCCCAGTAGCTTCAGCGGCCACAGTGGCTCCAGCAGTTCCAGCAGCTCCATTTCCAGTTCCAGTGGCTCTGCTGGTGGCTCTGCTGGTGGCCCCAGTGGTTCTGGTGGCTCCAGTGTCACCCAGGGTGGTTCTTCAAGATCTTCGTTATCTAAGCCAGGAGCAGGGTATTCCCAGATCAGCTACTCCTCCGGATCCATCTCCTCCCAGTCCGGCAGCAGCAGCTCCCAACCAGGATCTGGCTCAGCTCTATCAACCAGTGATGATTCTTCCCCATTAAGCTCTTCCCAGTCTGGAGGCGGCTCAAGCTCATCTGTTTCCCAAAGCTCTTGGATGTCCAGCAGCGGTGGCCAAAGTGTCAACTCTAACTTACGCCCCTGTAGTTCAGATGTCTCTGACTCTCCCTGCAGTGGGGGGCCTGTTGTCTCCCACTCTGGCTCAAACGTCTCCAGCTCCCACTCCGTGTCGGGAGGTCAAAggccagtggtggtggtggtggagcaGCATGGCTCTGGTGGCCCTGGAGGGGTTCAGGGTACCCCCTGTAGCAGTGGTGGCCTTCCAGGCAAGCCCTGCCCCCCCATCACCTCTGTAGACAAGTCCTATGGCAGCTATGAAGTGGTGGGTGGCTCTTCTGACAGTTATCTGGTCCCAGGCATGACCTACAGTGGGGGCAAAATCTACCCTGTGGGCTACTTCACCAAAGATAACCCTGTCAAAGGCTCTCCAGGTGTCCCTTCCTTTGCAGCTGGGCCCCCCATCTCGGAGGGCAAATACTTCTCCAGCAACCCCATCATCCCCAGCCACAGCTCTTCTAGTTCCAACATCTACCAGTCGGGAGCTTCCTCAGCCATTGTGTTCCAGCCAGTGGGCTCTGGTGGGGTCCAGCCCTGCAGAGTTGGCTCTAAGGGGCCCTGCTCCCTCTCGAGTTCTGGAGCCCACAGCAGTTCTAGCGTCTCCAGTAGTTCATCCTTCCATCCCTGCGGTGATGTTTCACAGGGGCCCTGTTTCCCACCAGGCACTGGCTCCTTCAGCGGCACCTCCAGCTCCCAAGCCAGTGGCAAAATCATCCTTCAGCCCTGTGGCAGCAAGTCCAGCTCTTCTGGTCACCCTTGcctttctgtctcctcctccacATTGAGTGGGGGTCCCGATGGCTCTCCTCAACCTGATCCTTCAGCTGGTGCCAGGCCCTGTGGCTCCAGCAGCTCCGGAAAGCTCCCCTGCCGCTCCATCCGGGACATCCTGGCCCAAGTAAAGCCTCTGGGGCCCCAGCTAGCTGACCCTGAAGTTTTCCTACCCCAGGGAGAGTCACTTGACAGTCCATAA
- the C8H6orf15 gene encoding LOW QUALITY PROTEIN: uncharacterized protein C6orf15 homolog (The sequence of the model RefSeq protein was modified relative to this genomic sequence to represent the inferred CDS: substituted 1 base at 1 genomic stop codon) gives MQGCTVGSRVPLGLLLLICLHLPGFFAXSIGAVEEKVLQHLGTNLPLLEQPSLPSHSNSELPQPKPDPRPNDLTRVPLKPNASPSAGFQPAGDSGVQRWPPTEGLPSLDSWPSEDPWQMMAAAIEDHVGDMLPEKWSYLSGAVTLPLGSSPLPARPSARSTGPISEASLLYQDSKSRRSPHSNVLGTQREILVQHPPSFINRIRQPLLPGHPWGTLNPGVSWGGGGPRTGWGTRPMPHPVGIWGINNQYPRTSWGDINRYPGGSWGNIHLRPGINNQFPPRVLRPTGSSWDIPAGLPNPPNPGSQWG, from the exons ATGCAGGGCTGCACGGTGGGGAGCAGGGTTCCTCTGGGCCTGCTTCTTCTGATCTGTCTTCATCTCCCAG gCTTCTTTGCCTGAAGCATTGGTGCAGTGGAGGAGAAAGTTCTCCAACACCTGGGCACCAACTTGCCTCTGCTTGAACAACCTTCCTTGCCCAGCCACTCCAACTCTGAACTTCCTCAGCCCAAACCAGACCCTCGGCCAAATGACTTAACAAGGGTTCCTTTGAAGCCCAATGCTTCTCCATCAGCTGGCTTCCAACCTGCAGGTGATTCTGGGGTTCAGAGATGGCCTCCAACTGAGGGGCTGCCCTCCCTGGATTCCTGGCCCTCTGAAGATCCTTGGCAGATGATGGCTGCTGCCATTGAGGACCACGTGGGGGACATGCTGCCTGAAAAGTGGTCTTACCTTTCTGGTGCTGTCACCCTCCCTCTGGGCAGCAGTCCTTTGCCTGCAAGGCCCTCTGCACGCTCCACAGGCCCCATATCTGAGGCTTCACTCCTCTACCAGGACTCCAAGTCTAGACGGTCGCCTCATTCTAATGTGCTGGGAACCCAGAGAGAAATCCTTGTCCAACACCCACCCTCTTTTATTAACAGGATTCGGCAGCCACTTCTGCCTGGGCACCCCTGGGGAACCCTGAATCCAGGAGTGTCCTGGGGAGGTGGAGGTCCTAGAACTGGATGGGGAACGAGGCCCATGCCACACCCTGTGGGAATCTGGGGTATCAATAATCAGTACCCACGTACTAGCTGGGGAGATATTAACCGGTAtccaggaggcagctgggggaATATTCACCTACGCCCAGGTATTAATAATCAATTTCCTCCCAGAGTTCTCCGTCCTACTGGCTCTTCTTGGGACATCCCAGCTGGCCTCCCCAATCCTCCAAACCCTGGGTCACAGTGGGGTTAG